Proteins encoded within one genomic window of Hevea brasiliensis isolate MT/VB/25A 57/8 chromosome 8, ASM3005281v1, whole genome shotgun sequence:
- the LOC110650677 gene encoding uncharacterized protein LOC110650677, with product MGSLMMKKVLFLILIVAGSISCSLGVEFERLAWGKGRKEKIACQLIRKANPRRSSYFACEDVKRNHMNVMGKFSTKYENLIPTGSQKIVDANLRYNQMPRLHKRHIYLGVTPSTGWSPGSPSHRGGIG from the exons ATGGGGAG TTTGATGATGAAGAAGGTGTTATTCTTAATCTTGATTGTTGCTGGATCAATCTCATGTTCTCTTGGAGTTGAATTTGAAAGATTGGCttggggaaagggaaggaaagagAAAATCGCTTGTCAACTTATTAGAAAAGCAAATCCTAGGAGGAGTAGCTACTTCGCTTGTGAAGATGTCAAGAGAAACCATATGAATGTGATGGGAAAGTTCTCCACCAAATATGAAAATCTGATACCTACTGGTTCCCAGAAAATTGTTGATGCCAATTTAAGATACAATCAGATGCCAAGACTACACAAACGACACATATATTTGGGGGTTACTCCTTCTACTGGGTGGTCTCCTGGTAGTCCCAGTCATCGTGGTGGAATTGGTTGA